A single region of the Bdellovibrio sp. GT3 genome encodes:
- a CDS encoding GldG family protein, which yields MSKLSKISFLMAGISLVCMSITRYILGQWVPFCWLALGMSVLFVAIGIIKDRAFFKEFLTMKTTKEGMSMGVLILLMLAVLSVVNYLGVRHYATWDFSTAQSNTLAEQSIKLVKSLDSELKVYFFYKKGVEGNEENRRSFRDLIKKYQDINTNIQLNFVEVNERPDLAKEFGVDKGSGTAFVEYKGRRNLLQKIDEQEFTSSLVKVTREKNKTIYFTIGHGEAAIDDAKEGLGLNALKVILERNRYTVKLLPLIQDPVVPADADVVVIAGPIQNFLAHEIEALEAYLRKGGSLFIALESQNTANLDKLVAKMGIELGNNYIFNIVDTVMGQGVNQGPVMGSVFSPMNEITKSFGASEVTLFRHPQSLKAKEIPGMAVDELVRTNPKSMAFTSLALKDDGPVGSFALVDQVIGQWDSDPKNKQFSAIIAGDVDFMTNQMLYQNLNRDLVLNSIASLAKEENLISISPKEAQATQLVLTETKFGIFLFAFLIPLPLVLLGAGVTLYMRRRNA from the coding sequence ATGAGCAAGTTAAGTAAGATTTCATTTTTGATGGCGGGTATTTCACTGGTGTGTATGTCAATCACACGCTACATCCTGGGACAATGGGTGCCGTTTTGCTGGCTCGCCCTGGGGATGTCCGTATTGTTCGTGGCAATCGGAATTATCAAGGACCGTGCGTTCTTTAAAGAATTCCTGACCATGAAGACCACCAAAGAAGGCATGAGCATGGGAGTTTTGATCCTGTTGATGCTGGCGGTGCTTTCAGTGGTGAACTACCTGGGGGTTCGCCACTATGCGACCTGGGATTTCTCAACGGCGCAGTCCAATACATTGGCAGAGCAGTCCATCAAGCTTGTGAAAAGCCTGGATTCTGAATTGAAAGTCTACTTCTTCTATAAAAAGGGTGTCGAGGGCAACGAAGAGAACCGTCGTTCCTTCCGGGATCTGATCAAGAAGTACCAGGATATCAACACCAACATTCAATTGAACTTTGTCGAAGTGAACGAGCGCCCGGATCTGGCCAAAGAGTTTGGCGTTGATAAGGGCAGTGGAACTGCGTTTGTCGAATACAAAGGACGCCGCAATCTTCTGCAAAAAATTGACGAACAGGAATTCACAAGTTCACTGGTTAAAGTGACTCGCGAAAAAAACAAGACAATTTATTTTACCATCGGGCATGGTGAGGCTGCGATTGACGATGCCAAAGAGGGATTGGGACTGAATGCTTTGAAGGTTATTTTGGAGCGCAACCGTTACACGGTGAAGCTTTTGCCTTTGATTCAGGATCCTGTGGTCCCGGCGGACGCGGATGTTGTGGTGATTGCCGGTCCGATTCAGAATTTTCTGGCACATGAAATTGAGGCCTTGGAAGCGTACCTAAGAAAAGGTGGCAGTCTGTTTATTGCCCTGGAATCCCAGAACACTGCAAACCTGGATAAGCTGGTTGCGAAAATGGGTATCGAACTGGGTAACAACTATATTTTCAATATCGTTGATACCGTGATGGGCCAGGGGGTTAATCAAGGACCGGTGATGGGGTCGGTGTTTTCACCGATGAATGAAATCACCAAATCTTTTGGTGCGAGCGAAGTGACATTGTTCCGTCATCCTCAGTCATTGAAGGCCAAGGAAATTCCGGGCATGGCTGTTGATGAGCTGGTCAGAACCAATCCCAAGTCCATGGCCTTTACAAGTCTGGCATTGAAAGATGATGGCCCGGTGGGAAGTTTTGCCTTGGTGGATCAAGTGATCGGTCAATGGGATTCGGATCCCAAGAATAAGCAATTCTCGGCGATCATCGCCGGCGATGTGGATTTCATGACCAATCAGATGCTGTATCAAAATCTGAATCGTGACTTGGTTTTGAACTCCATCGCCTCGTTGGCAAAAGAGGAGAATCTGATCAGCATTTCTCCGAAAGAAGCCCAGGCAACACAGCTGGTTTTGACTGAAACTAAATTTGGTATTTTCTTGTTCGCCTTTTTAATCCCGTTGCCATTGGTGCTTTTGGGCGCTGGTGTCACGCTTTACATGAGACGGAGAAACGCATGA
- a CDS encoding DUF4340 domain-containing protein, whose amino-acid sequence MKIKGRGILVMCLLLFGGYALYDYLAQKKSDERKVADAKLFTMNVDQIDFIELKKGEKVITLKRSVEGWNLEQPLKDLGDDSAAEDLIKMTSSEKVQDIAADGGNIDWTVYGLDQPYGSVTFANAAGEKTTLFVSSKSNFENFPFARRDDDNRVLVVNTNWTERLDKPVVEFRDRRFLRHKMGSIENFRLKNKNGVLEIANKDGKWVAVGSANVELDQQKVRETFRNIADAKGADYVEGTLPSLKPLFTLDLKLGDKKWQAQVGQAATGKIYASVSDPKLQMMMEPGALDNLIELKIEDLKVGATPKQDNKEQNGAQLAQEKDSK is encoded by the coding sequence ATGAAGATCAAAGGTCGCGGCATTTTAGTAATGTGTCTGCTTTTATTTGGTGGATACGCTCTGTATGACTATCTGGCGCAAAAGAAGTCGGACGAACGGAAAGTTGCTGACGCCAAGCTTTTTACCATGAACGTGGACCAGATCGATTTCATTGAACTTAAAAAAGGCGAGAAGGTGATCACCCTTAAGCGTTCGGTTGAAGGGTGGAATTTGGAGCAGCCTCTGAAGGATTTGGGGGATGATTCTGCTGCCGAAGATCTGATTAAGATGACCTCTTCTGAAAAAGTTCAGGATATCGCAGCCGATGGCGGCAATATCGACTGGACAGTCTACGGTCTGGATCAGCCCTATGGATCAGTGACGTTTGCAAACGCTGCCGGCGAAAAGACCACGCTGTTTGTTTCCAGCAAAAGTAATTTTGAAAACTTCCCCTTTGCCCGTCGTGATGACGACAACCGTGTGTTGGTTGTGAACACGAACTGGACGGAGCGTTTGGATAAACCGGTGGTGGAGTTCCGTGACAGACGATTCTTGCGCCATAAAATGGGATCCATCGAGAACTTCCGTTTAAAAAATAAAAACGGAGTTTTGGAGATCGCCAACAAAGACGGAAAATGGGTGGCTGTTGGTTCCGCTAATGTGGAGTTGGATCAGCAAAAGGTTCGCGAGACCTTCCGTAATATCGCCGACGCCAAAGGCGCGGACTATGTTGAGGGCACATTGCCGTCTTTGAAGCCGCTTTTCACCCTGGACCTGAAACTTGGCGATAAAAAATGGCAGGCCCAAGTGGGGCAGGCGGCAACCGGTAAGATCTATGCCTCTGTTTCTGATCCCAAGCTGCAAATGATGATGGAGCCTGGGGCTTTGGACAATTTGATCGAGCTTAAAATAGAAGACTTGAAAGTTGGGGCGACTCCGAAGCAAGATAATAAAGAGCAAAATGGTGCGCAACTCGCCCAAGAGAAAGACAGCAAGTAA
- a CDS encoding GHMP family kinase ATP-binding protein, which yields MQKIIVKSPTRVDLAGGTLDLWPLYLFINGASTVNVAIDVFTNVELTPHTDSTIVLESVDLKVRKAYSNLVEALSDPDPMMILLQTQLRYWMPTKGFTLKTSSDSPVGGGLGGSSSLTIGLMKAFAQFCEKPFRNVHHMVHSAHNIEAEILNTPTGTQDYYPAASGGLNILRYGYDGIEQEVMNVTNTPLSEKFMLIYTGKAHHSGLNNFEVMKDAVTKDPGTIQALRDLKVIAIETEHAVRSGNWDELGPLFKREFEARVRLAPEFSSPEIRRLSELSLQNGAEAVKICGAGGGGCVLVWCPPEKKKGVADACQKAGFQVMDAKPVNPL from the coding sequence ATGCAGAAAATTATCGTTAAATCGCCGACGCGCGTGGATCTGGCTGGGGGCACATTGGATTTGTGGCCCCTTTATCTATTTATCAATGGGGCATCCACGGTGAATGTGGCGATCGATGTGTTCACGAATGTGGAGCTGACTCCGCATACGGATTCCACAATTGTTTTGGAATCAGTGGATTTGAAAGTTCGCAAGGCGTATTCCAATCTGGTGGAGGCACTTTCTGATCCGGATCCGATGATGATCCTGTTGCAAACTCAGTTGCGCTATTGGATGCCAACCAAGGGCTTCACATTGAAGACGTCCTCTGACAGTCCGGTCGGTGGAGGGCTGGGTGGCAGCTCCAGTCTGACAATTGGTTTGATGAAGGCCTTTGCTCAGTTCTGTGAAAAGCCTTTCCGTAACGTTCACCACATGGTTCATTCCGCTCATAATATTGAGGCCGAGATTTTGAATACGCCGACGGGAACTCAGGATTATTATCCTGCGGCTTCGGGTGGCTTGAATATTCTTAGATATGGATACGATGGCATCGAGCAGGAAGTGATGAATGTCACAAACACGCCGCTGTCTGAAAAGTTCATGCTGATTTATACCGGCAAAGCCCATCACTCTGGTTTGAATAATTTCGAAGTGATGAAAGATGCAGTGACCAAGGATCCCGGCACCATTCAGGCGCTTCGTGATCTGAAAGTGATTGCCATCGAAACTGAGCACGCTGTCCGCAGCGGAAACTGGGATGAGTTGGGACCACTTTTCAAACGTGAGTTTGAAGCACGTGTGCGTCTGGCACCTGAATTTTCAAGTCCGGAGATTCGCCGCTTGTCTGAACTCTCTTTGCAGAATGGGGCTGAGGCTGTTAAGATTTGTGGAGCTGGGGGCGGAGGCTGCGTGTTAGTCTGGTGTCCACCTGAAAAGAAAAAAGGAGTCGCAGACGCATGCCAAAAAGCCGGATTCCAAGTCATGGACGCAAAACCGGTAAATCCACTTTAA
- a CDS encoding DUF429 domain-containing protein — MPKSRIPSHGRKTGKSTLKKKVVKKTTKKVAAKNAKNRNVVKGTAVSNVTHSGEVHRFIGISLGGGKTDKACVAVIEYFPKHRKVFLSRLVEKIKSDEVHSADFKIHEIIDQYRGEIESIAFDVPFRFPVCLRENCCGGIEDCPKPHIKWMWDYTRKLHKKKKPRKLFTPYTQRCVEMYLSSELEEPFIMQHALGANCAPLLARAMYLRRRLKFDCLEVFPKLSLWRIGRSLHVMKSHLLFHKHAIGGDESRRAILHALSTHNIAFVYDQDVKLMIENNHAFEAFICALTGFLSFKGLTEPRPANFPEEEDWVEFPVPSIKWSSF, encoded by the coding sequence ATGCCAAAAAGCCGGATTCCAAGTCATGGACGCAAAACCGGTAAATCCACTTTAAAAAAGAAAGTGGTGAAAAAGACGACAAAGAAGGTTGCCGCCAAAAACGCGAAAAATCGAAATGTCGTCAAGGGCACTGCCGTATCCAACGTTACACACTCCGGGGAAGTCCACCGTTTCATCGGTATCTCCCTGGGTGGCGGCAAGACCGACAAAGCCTGTGTCGCTGTTATCGAGTATTTCCCCAAGCACCGAAAAGTTTTTCTATCCCGCTTGGTCGAGAAAATCAAAAGCGACGAAGTGCATTCTGCTGATTTCAAAATTCACGAAATTATTGATCAATACCGCGGTGAGATCGAATCCATCGCATTCGATGTGCCATTTCGGTTCCCGGTGTGCTTAAGGGAAAACTGCTGTGGCGGCATCGAGGATTGTCCCAAACCACATATCAAGTGGATGTGGGACTACACCCGCAAACTGCATAAGAAAAAGAAACCACGCAAGCTCTTCACACCCTACACCCAGCGCTGTGTGGAGATGTATTTGTCTTCCGAGTTGGAAGAGCCTTTCATTATGCAACATGCTTTGGGTGCCAACTGTGCACCGTTACTGGCGCGAGCAATGTATTTGCGTCGTCGTTTGAAATTCGATTGTCTTGAGGTTTTCCCCAAGCTTTCCCTATGGCGCATCGGTCGCTCGTTGCATGTGATGAAGAGTCATCTGTTGTTTCATAAGCACGCCATCGGTGGGGATGAAAGCCGTCGTGCAATTCTGCATGCATTGAGCACTCACAATATTGCTTTCGTGTATGATCAGGATGTGAAGTTGATGATTGAAAACAATCACGCCTTCGAAGCATTTATTTGTGCACTAACAGGCTTTTTAAGCTTTAAAGGTCTTACCGAACCACGCCCTGCCAATTTTCCTGAAGAAGAGGACTGGGTCGAGTTTCCTGTGCCATCTATCAAGTGGAGTTCCTTTTAA
- a CDS encoding class I SAM-dependent methyltransferase, which yields MAGDFPYLHGFSKEEQDRLRKQARFGEFTVYQNINLGNVKNLLEVGCGVGAQSEIILRRFPDLHLTGIDLSTNQLSSARHRLAALPGFGGRFEMKQMDATNMEFGANSFDGAFLCWILEHVPDPIRTLSEVRRVLRPGSPIYITEVMNSSFFLDPYSPNVWKYWMAFNEYQLKQKGDPFVGAKLGNFLMQLGYHDIQTEVKTWFLDSRQPQARKDCVEYWTELLLSASDQLVKAHCVSKEVVEGMTLEMATVANDPNAVFYYSFVQAHART from the coding sequence ATGGCTGGTGATTTTCCTTACCTACATGGTTTTAGTAAAGAAGAACAGGATCGGTTGCGCAAGCAGGCGCGCTTCGGTGAATTTACTGTTTACCAGAACATCAATCTTGGCAACGTGAAAAATCTTTTGGAAGTCGGTTGCGGTGTTGGGGCGCAAAGTGAAATCATTCTGCGCCGATTTCCTGATCTGCATCTGACCGGAATTGATTTAAGCACCAACCAATTAAGTTCCGCCCGGCATCGGCTGGCGGCATTGCCGGGATTTGGCGGACGATTTGAAATGAAACAGATGGATGCGACCAATATGGAGTTTGGTGCCAACTCTTTTGATGGAGCATTTCTATGCTGGATTCTGGAACACGTTCCAGATCCGATTCGCACTCTTTCAGAGGTGCGCCGGGTTTTGCGCCCGGGATCTCCCATTTATATAACAGAAGTTATGAACTCGTCGTTCTTTCTGGATCCCTATTCTCCGAATGTCTGGAAGTACTGGATGGCTTTTAACGAATACCAATTGAAACAAAAGGGTGATCCCTTTGTGGGAGCCAAACTGGGTAACTTCCTGATGCAACTGGGTTATCACGATATTCAAACAGAAGTGAAGACCTGGTTCCTGGATAGTCGCCAACCTCAGGCCCGCAAGGATTGTGTCGAGTACTGGACTGAGCTACTATTAAGTGCAAGTGACCAGTTGGTGAAGGCCCATTGCGTTTCCAAAGAAGTCGTCGAAGGCATGACTCTGGAAATGGCGACTGTGGCGAATGATCCCAATGCGGTCTTTTACTATAGCTTTGTGCAGGCTCACGCGCGCACTTGA
- a CDS encoding ankyrin repeat domain-containing protein has protein sequence MSAGDWKEMYGAAVAGNLELVRYHIKNGVNPNYQHPEIMSTALVASIIANHMEIALFLLENGADPALLSEFDNMTPMQAAKLFKRSEMIRILSNMISPPTLMERIRSIFKAR, from the coding sequence ATGTCGGCAGGTGATTGGAAAGAAATGTACGGCGCAGCTGTCGCTGGGAATCTGGAGCTGGTTCGCTATCACATTAAAAATGGTGTGAATCCCAACTATCAGCATCCTGAAATTATGTCGACGGCACTGGTGGCCAGTATTATTGCCAATCACATGGAGATTGCTTTATTCCTGCTGGAAAACGGCGCCGATCCAGCTCTGCTTTCAGAATTTGATAACATGACACCGATGCAGGCCGCAAAGTTGTTCAAACGGTCTGAGATGATTCGCATCCTGTCGAATATGATTTCCCCGCCAACTTTGATGGAGCGAATCCGCTCCATATTCAAAGCTCGTTAA
- a CDS encoding CorA family divalent cation transporter, which translates to MKRFEHQWQEFKWIDIEDPNKETFVDLAEEFEIPFQNLVTCMDPEHLPRVEYLDHIAVVTLRHFDSQAEPTAGTIQELSTKLVVYVGKKFVLTLHRKPLPCIDDKKEKVNFEQLSMAQLLGRLFLKTMESFEAPQEELINKMDTIEERIYALKRKHILREGYLVKRRASGFKKIFKFTDAVLTNLQQHEKITKLNYDYLRDPLSILIFDCDNIVEEINGLLNLHLALMSQKTNEASFKTNEIMRILTVVSIFFLPLNFLAGLYGMNFKYMPELDHHNGYYVVLGIMVVIALGILTWVWRKGWLSKEDF; encoded by the coding sequence ATGAAACGATTTGAACATCAATGGCAAGAGTTTAAGTGGATTGATATCGAAGACCCCAACAAGGAAACCTTCGTCGATCTGGCGGAGGAGTTTGAAATTCCGTTTCAGAATTTGGTCACCTGCATGGATCCAGAGCATCTTCCGCGAGTGGAGTATCTTGATCATATCGCAGTGGTGACCTTGCGACACTTTGATAGTCAGGCAGAACCCACTGCGGGGACCATTCAGGAATTATCAACCAAGCTGGTCGTTTATGTTGGCAAGAAATTCGTGCTGACTTTGCACCGCAAACCCCTGCCCTGCATCGACGACAAAAAAGAAAAAGTGAATTTCGAACAACTGAGCATGGCCCAGCTGTTGGGACGTCTTTTTTTAAAAACGATGGAAAGTTTTGAAGCTCCTCAGGAGGAGCTGATCAACAAGATGGACACCATTGAAGAACGCATTTATGCACTGAAAAGAAAGCACATTTTGCGTGAAGGTTATCTGGTCAAGCGCCGCGCTTCTGGATTTAAAAAGATCTTCAAGTTCACTGACGCCGTGCTGACCAATCTGCAACAGCACGAGAAAATCACAAAGCTCAACTATGATTATCTGCGCGATCCGCTCTCCATTTTAATTTTTGACTGCGACAACATTGTCGAGGAAATCAACGGTCTTCTGAATTTGCATCTGGCCTTGATGTCACAGAAAACCAATGAAGCCTCTTTCAAAACCAACGAGATCATGCGCATTCTGACGGTGGTTTCGATCTTCTTCCTGCCGCTGAATTTCCTGGCGGGATTGTATGGCATGAACTTCAAATACATGCCGGAGCTTGATCACCACAATGGCTACTATGTGGTCTTGGGAATAATGGTTGTGATCGCTTTGGGAATTCTGACCTGGGTGTGGCGCAAAGGCTGGCTTTCCAAAGAGGATTTTTAA
- a CDS encoding alpha/beta hydrolase, with amino-acid sequence MAKLQSLCFKILSFSALLFSLTACQSVFYHPTDIKYYDPARLNLSYEDVRFKTASGNEIHAWYFATPQKQSKGTVLFFHGNAQNLSSHFMMLYWLPQEGYNYMIFDYPGYGQSPGSPNPKNTVEAGTAAAAWLRENKDQRPLIIYGQSLGGIIAMQTVIEIKDRQPVRNVIIDGSFSSYRKMGRRALSRSWLTWWLQPLTYVVLSDSQSPEPIERISPIPMLFIHGANDPIIESESSEEMFAAAREPKQFWLIPGGHHGDLFEINNRELRQKFLNYLQ; translated from the coding sequence ATGGCGAAGTTGCAGTCTCTGTGCTTTAAAATTCTAAGCTTCAGCGCGTTGTTGTTCTCTCTGACTGCATGCCAATCTGTTTTTTATCATCCTACTGACATCAAATATTACGATCCTGCACGACTGAATTTATCTTACGAGGACGTGCGTTTTAAAACCGCCTCAGGGAATGAAATTCACGCTTGGTATTTTGCGACTCCGCAAAAACAAAGCAAAGGCACGGTTTTGTTCTTTCATGGGAATGCTCAAAATCTAAGCTCTCACTTCATGATGCTCTACTGGCTGCCGCAAGAGGGCTATAATTACATGATTTTTGATTACCCGGGTTATGGACAGAGCCCTGGCTCGCCCAATCCTAAAAACACGGTGGAGGCGGGGACAGCTGCGGCCGCTTGGTTAAGGGAAAACAAGGATCAAAGGCCTTTGATCATCTATGGTCAAAGCCTTGGGGGCATCATCGCAATGCAAACAGTCATTGAGATCAAGGACCGCCAACCGGTGCGCAATGTGATCATAGATGGGAGCTTTTCCTCATATCGTAAAATGGGGAGAAGGGCTTTATCTCGATCCTGGTTGACTTGGTGGCTTCAGCCCCTAACTTATGTGGTTCTGAGCGACTCCCAATCCCCCGAGCCCATAGAGAGAATCTCCCCGATTCCAATGCTTTTTATTCACGGCGCTAACGATCCTATAATTGAATCTGAGAGCTCAGAAGAGATGTTCGCAGCGGCGCGTGAACCCAAGCAATTCTGGCTGATTCCCGGTGGCCACCATGGGGATCTGTTCGAGATCAATAACAGAGAACTCCGTCAAAAGTTTCTCAATTATTTGCAATAG
- a CDS encoding penicillin-insensitive murein endopeptidase: MGRLLSSLLILGLIVSGCAPRGNNMPSLVQDTAKAPETPQVRQAGAYEVIEGSTQLQGMEVKFDKTNARVTLQGQMQLKTLDSHQTIPLNVELQGTADDNGFAILKPVGSVGVADLQLAAKATCLGVGSDCSSNFIDIYIAYEDRIYHHQVESIEDTLEMPEAPQEPAQPTVGEQGDSHGDDNFADEDGEEGEEDGHDEMVPPEGMGQYVGDVENDIEKVLDVKPKAKEETPKKEEPKKSEEPKKESPKQEPPKKEEPKKVPPKKETPKKDPPKKEEPKKSEPKKSEPKKDDKQDDKKSEVAELPKASTPPQFNLLAKMDQAVGPVSAGHLENATDILSYQKAYPETNLNILRPTRMTHFGTVELAYLVARMGKYTRAIAPSHSLRLGDLSKKNGGTLGSHKSHKTGLDADIAYYFKADKNMAGFSSALKGGKPIGEWMVSQQWKLFKYAVSSKFVDRIFIHPTLKKSMCTHARSQGDFDTEAGKEVLRRLVSEVNHYNHFHLRIKCSKSQVRCRQMADPAPGTGC; this comes from the coding sequence ATGGGAAGATTACTGTCATCTCTACTTATTTTAGGTTTAATAGTTTCAGGGTGTGCCCCTCGCGGCAACAATATGCCTTCCTTGGTTCAGGATACGGCAAAAGCCCCTGAGACTCCGCAAGTTCGTCAGGCCGGCGCTTATGAAGTAATCGAAGGCTCTACACAGCTTCAAGGGATGGAAGTTAAGTTTGATAAGACCAATGCAAGAGTGACTTTGCAGGGACAAATGCAGTTGAAAACCCTGGATTCCCATCAAACGATTCCTCTCAACGTTGAATTGCAAGGTACGGCCGACGACAATGGCTTCGCGATCCTTAAGCCCGTAGGCTCTGTGGGTGTGGCAGATCTGCAATTGGCAGCCAAGGCCACGTGTTTGGGAGTGGGCAGTGATTGCTCCAGTAATTTCATTGATATCTATATCGCTTACGAAGACCGAATTTATCACCACCAGGTTGAATCCATAGAAGACACATTGGAAATGCCAGAGGCTCCTCAGGAACCGGCACAACCGACTGTGGGCGAGCAAGGTGATTCCCATGGGGATGATAACTTTGCCGATGAAGACGGCGAAGAGGGCGAAGAAGACGGCCACGACGAGATGGTGCCACCTGAAGGTATGGGTCAGTACGTGGGTGACGTTGAAAATGATATCGAAAAAGTCCTGGATGTAAAACCTAAGGCGAAGGAAGAAACTCCTAAGAAGGAAGAACCGAAGAAATCGGAAGAGCCTAAAAAGGAATCCCCTAAGCAGGAGCCACCTAAAAAAGAGGAACCAAAAAAAGTGCCTCCTAAAAAGGAAACTCCAAAGAAGGATCCTCCAAAAAAAGAGGAGCCTAAGAAATCAGAACCGAAAAAGTCTGAACCAAAAAAAGATGACAAACAGGACGATAAAAAGTCCGAAGTCGCAGAACTTCCAAAAGCTTCCACACCGCCGCAATTCAATTTGTTGGCGAAGATGGATCAGGCAGTGGGTCCTGTAAGTGCGGGCCATTTGGAAAATGCGACAGATATTTTGAGTTACCAAAAAGCATATCCAGAGACGAACTTGAATATTCTGCGTCCTACGCGCATGACTCACTTCGGTACTGTCGAACTGGCTTACCTGGTTGCGAGAATGGGCAAGTACACTCGTGCCATCGCGCCAAGCCACAGTCTGCGTCTGGGAGATCTATCCAAAAAGAATGGTGGTACGCTGGGCAGTCATAAATCCCACAAGACGGGATTGGATGCTGACATTGCTTACTATTTCAAAGCGGATAAAAACATGGCGGGCTTCTCTTCTGCATTGAAAGGTGGAAAACCCATCGGTGAATGGATGGTTTCACAACAATGGAAATTGTTTAAGTACGCGGTGAGCTCCAAGTTCGTGGACCGCATCTTTATCCATCCAACATTGAAAAAGTCCATGTGTACTCACGCCCGCAGCCAAGGTGATTTTGACACTGAGGCGGGTAAAGAGGTCCTGCGTCGTCTGGTCTCTGAGGTAAATCACTATAATCACTTCCACTTGCGCATCAAGTGTTCAAAAAGTCAGGTGCGCTGTCGCCAAATGGCAGATCCGGCTCCAGGTACAGGCTGCTAG
- a CDS encoding phosphatase domain-containing protein → MADWRELSEMNGDVVFFRYVSEGMEKSHDEVFLWDLDKTYLDTTIDSLSGLLTTVLERALNKKNVPGTNTLLQTLSEYRKAQKGYMYFPIYFITASPPQMEERISEKFALDNIRPFGCFYKDNLANLRPGRFWRLTKQVGFKLQALMQLRTRLAENVRQICWGDDSETDAIIYNLYSDICSRRLGPHDIRTTLEKLNVTGEQVDTILELQAQIPENDPVEKIYINLATDTDPDYYLKFGRRTLATYNTFQVAIDMFQDGRLSLEGVYAVIQDMIYNYSYTPEELMKSFDEFIRRGVIGQAAYEAARAFFIEKGLLYPSYQPTVAPLKEKTVVEGRVYEMEGLHEPWIPDRIDYLHDYR, encoded by the coding sequence ATGGCAGACTGGCGTGAATTAAGCGAAATGAATGGCGATGTGGTGTTTTTTCGATATGTCTCTGAGGGCATGGAGAAATCTCACGACGAAGTCTTTTTGTGGGATTTGGATAAAACCTATCTTGATACAACCATCGATTCACTTTCAGGTTTGCTGACGACAGTTCTGGAACGCGCCCTGAACAAAAAAAACGTTCCAGGGACAAATACACTTTTGCAGACGCTGTCAGAGTACCGCAAGGCCCAGAAGGGCTATATGTACTTTCCGATTTATTTCATCACAGCATCACCGCCGCAGATGGAAGAAAGAATCTCTGAAAAATTCGCACTGGATAACATCAGACCGTTTGGTTGTTTTTATAAAGACAATCTTGCGAATCTTCGTCCCGGCAGATTTTGGCGGCTGACCAAGCAAGTGGGTTTCAAGCTGCAGGCCCTTATGCAACTGCGCACACGTCTGGCGGAAAATGTTCGTCAGATTTGCTGGGGGGATGACAGTGAAACCGACGCGATTATTTATAATCTGTATTCAGATATTTGTTCGCGCCGTCTGGGGCCTCATGATATCCGCACGACACTTGAAAAGTTGAACGTCACGGGTGAGCAGGTCGACACGATCCTGGAGCTACAGGCGCAGATTCCTGAAAATGATCCGGTGGAAAAGATCTACATCAATCTTGCGACTGACACCGATCCCGATTACTACCTGAAATTTGGTCGCCGAACTTTGGCGACCTATAACACCTTTCAAGTCGCCATCGACATGTTCCAGGATGGACGCCTAAGTCTTGAAGGTGTTTATGCGGTTATTCAGGATATGATCTATAACTACAGCTATACTCCTGAAGAGTTGATGAAAAGCTTTGACGAGTTCATCCGTCGTGGAGTGATCGGGCAGGCGGCCTACGAAGCCGCACGCGCCTTCTTTATCGAAAAAGGTTTGTTGTATCCGTCTTATCAACCCACAGTGGCTCCCTTAAAAGAGAAAACCGTGGTCGAAGGCCGCGTCTATGAGATGGAAGGTCTGCATGAACCGTGGATTCCTGATCGCATCGATTATCTGCACGACTATCGCTAG
- a CDS encoding tetratricopeptide repeat protein yields the protein MDSRTEMKEDENLRSIPVDPVGLRKYVIELLDSLSSVKSHGKRASILGEAGVHLRCLGDLKEAEQVLREALRIVGEEQLGARREFQNKIRLGHVLQYQGKFKVSNALFEEVVAACRVNEELSSLLPFALQHAGKNLFDQNRFSEALPFFAEAMELRLKSDAPQDQIKSSARAIERTKALLQN from the coding sequence ATGGATAGCAGAACTGAAATGAAAGAAGATGAAAATCTAAGATCCATACCTGTCGATCCTGTCGGATTGCGAAAGTATGTCATCGAACTATTGGATTCTCTTTCCTCAGTAAAAAGTCATGGCAAACGTGCGAGCATCCTGGGTGAGGCCGGCGTTCATCTAAGATGCCTGGGGGATCTGAAGGAAGCAGAGCAGGTTTTGCGCGAGGCGCTTCGCATTGTGGGTGAAGAACAGTTGGGGGCTCGTCGGGAGTTTCAGAATAAAATCCGCTTGGGCCATGTCTTGCAATATCAGGGGAAGTTCAAAGTCAGCAATGCACTGTTTGAAGAAGTTGTCGCAGCCTGCCGGGTGAACGAAGAGCTATCAAGCCTGTTGCCGTTCGCCCTTCAGCACGCCGGTAAAAACCTGTTTGACCAAAATAGATTCAGCGAAGCCCTGCCATTTTTCGCCGAAGCGATGGAGCTTAGACTGAAAAGCGATGCTCCCCAGGATCAGATCAAATCATCCGCGAGAGCAATTGAAAGAACCAAGGCACTTCTGCAGAATTAA